In Mastomys coucha isolate ucsf_1 unplaced genomic scaffold, UCSF_Mcou_1 pScaffold20, whole genome shotgun sequence, one DNA window encodes the following:
- the LOC116098193 gene encoding regenerating islet-derived protein 3-alpha — MVPHLALNNISWVLLSCLLFIFQVQGEDSQNEVPSPRTSCPMGSKAYHSHCYALFMTLKSWFQADLACQKRPSGHLVSILSGGEASFVSSLVNSRLDNYQDVWIGLHDPTMGQQPNGGGWEWSNSDVLNYLNWDGDPSSTVNRGHCGSLTATSGFLKWGDYQCDGKLPFVCKFKP, encoded by the exons ATGGTGCCTCACCTGGCCCTCAACAATATTTCCTGGGTGCTGCTCTCCTGCCTGTTGTTCATATTTCAGGTACAAG gtGAAGACTCCCAGAATGAAGTGCCCTCTCCACGTACCAGCTGCCCCATGGGCTCCAAGGCTTATCACTCCCACTGCTATGCCTTATTTATGACACTCAAGTCCTGGTTTCAAGCAGAT CTGGCCTGCCAGAAGAGACCCTCAGGACACCTCGTGTCTATTCTTAGTGGTGGTGAGGCTTCCTTTGTGTCCTCCCTGGTGAACAGCAGACTGGACAACTACCAAGATGTCTGGATTGGCCTCCATGATCCAACAATG GGTCAACAACCCAATGGAGGTGGATGGGAGTGGAGTAACTCCGATGTGCTGAATTATCTTAACTGGGATGGGGATCCTTCCTCTACTGTCAACCGTGGTCACTGTGGGAGTCTGACAGCAACCTCAG ggTTTCTGAAGTGGGGGGACTATCAATGTGATGGGAAATTACCATTTGTCTGCAAGTTCAAGCCATAG
- the LOC116098194 gene encoding lithostathine-2, which translates to MAQNNVYLILFLRLMFLTCSQGQEAEEDLSFAEKGLPSAKINCPEGANAYGSYCYYLIEDRLTWGEADLFCQNMNTGHLASILSQAESNFVASLVKESGTTATNVWIGLHDPKSNRRWHWSSGSLFLYKSWATGAPSTANRGYCVSLTSNTAYKKWKDENCEAQYSFVCKFKA; encoded by the exons ATGGCTCAGAACAACGTATACCTTATCCTGTTCTTACGCCTGATGTTCCTGACATGTAGCCAAG gCCAGGAGGCTGAAGAAGACTTGTCCTTTGCTGAAAAAGGCCTACCTTCTGCCAAAATCAACTGCCCAGAGGGTGCCAATGCCTATGGTTCCTACTGTTATTACTTAATTGAAGACCGTTTGACATGGGGGGAAGCTGAT CTTTTTTGCCAGAACATGAATACAGGCCACCTGGCGTCGATACTCAGCCAGGCTGAGAGCAACTTTGTGGCCTCTCTGGTTAAGGAGAGTGGTACTACAGCTACCAATGTCTGGATTGGACTTCATGACCCCAAAAGT AACCGTCGTTGGCACTGGAGCAGTGGCTCCCTATTTCTCTACAAGTCATGGGCTACTGGAGCTCCGAGCACTGCCAACCGTGGTTATTGTGTATCACTAACTTCAAACACAG CATACAAGAAATGGAAGGATGAAAACTGTGAGGCACAGTACTCTTTTGTCTGCAAGTTCAAAGCCTAA